Genomic segment of Anaerosporomusa subterranea:
AACGTCCGCGAACGACACAAGAAAAAAGAAAGCGGCTAAGCCACTAAAGGCATAAGTCAATACCTGCTGTTGTGTCAGACCTTTGTTGTTTCTCAGTTTAGCTAATCTAACCGCATAATTTCGACGAAAGGAAGAGTTTTCCTGTATGAATTGTCAAAGAAAGAAGGTGAAACAAGTTGGCAGTTTCCAGGGCAGTCCACACGGATTCCTCGCATATGATGCACCGAGGTGATCGTGTGGAACAGAACTATGCCGCTACATATAAATTGGGCAAAACCACTGTTAATGTCGTAGCTCCTCCGCCTATGACTGAGGAGCAAAAAGAGCAAGTCCTCTGCGGTTGGCGTCGGGCTTTCTGGGCTGCCTGGGACTCACTGTCTGATGAAGATAAACTCGCACTAAATGCAGAGGCAGAGGTTGAAGAAAAAAGTAGAGCTGCCTCAAAGAGAGGAGGGGGAACTGAAAGAAATGATTGAGATTATCTAGCGGCCCTGGTCATTGTAGTGATCAATGGTTACCTTTGGATACATAATTTTGAGCAGGGCGGCAACCAAGTCATTTATGTGCCGACAGAGGCTGGTCTTCCGATCTTAGAAGCTGGTAAACGAACTGAACCCAAACAATAAAAAGGCCGCATGTAGCGGCGGAAGGGAGAGTCCATGAAAACGATTGAGAGCATTTGCTATTATACCGGCCTAGTACTAGCATTCGTCACCGGCGGGTCAATCGGCTACATAGCGGCGGTATTGGTATGACTATGGCCCAAAAAGGAAAAGGCCGCTGCGTCAACAGCGACCCAATCCGCTATACCATGGTATCTACGTAATTAGTATATCCCATGTAAGCTTGTATATACAAACTGAATTTGGCTAAAGGAGGATTTGCATGACCTGCGGAACTTGCCAAAACTTCATTGAGAACACTCGCATGAAAGGTTATACCAAGTGTCCTGTGCTAGGTGTGCATCGTATAACCAGTCAAGAAGCCTGCAAAACATCCTACCGGCCTAAAACCATACAACGATGCGGGACATGCCATCATTTAGGCCGTTCGGAACCTTCTGCCTATAGCGCATTCGACCAGCAGCAAAGAGGAAGCTGGCATGCACAAGGTTGTACCAGAACGGCGGGCCTGCGCTGACTACCAAGTAGCGCAATAATCTGTAGCTGCCCCGCACGCGACAACTCATACGGACGGCGGCTCGGGTGATAGTCGAGCATCGTAGCTTTGGCGGCGGGGCGGTGCAGTATATGGAACCTCGACTATTCGTATGCATGAGGTGGTCACAATTACAGTTTAATATAAAAAACCCGGTCAGAACGACCGGGTAGAAAAAGGGGAGGTATACTCATTTGGGCTAGGAGTCAGGGGCGCATCATACGCGGAAAACAGAGAGGCATGCAGCTTACGCGTGGGTTACAGAACCTTCTTGGATTGCAAAAGCCTGGGAAGCAGGCCGGCATACATACACGCGGGTTGCAGAATGTCCTAGGGTTACAGAATCTTGGGGAACATTGTGGAGAACATCCTCTATCAGGATCGAAATACTGAGTACCGCTAAATTCATCCCAGTCTAGTAGCTCCGGGTCATCCCAATCTTTGTATGCTATGGTATTCACCTCCTGAATCTAGATTAAGGAAGTCTATACTACATAATATGTTTGCTAATTAAAATTGTGTCACGACAAGAACAGATATGCGGGGTGATGTGATGGAAATAAAGTGGATACAGCTAAAAACGGCATTCTTTGAAGACGACAAAACAGACTTTATTATGAACCTGCCAGAAGCAGATTCGATCATCGTTATTTGGATGAGGATACTGACATTAGCCGGGAAATGCAATGCCGGCGGGTTTATTTTACTAACGGAGAACATTCCTTACACCATGGAAATGCTGGCCCATAAGACTTGAAAGCCCACCGATCGCTCAACCAAGCGTTCCGCAGCCATCTGATGATCTGCCCAAATGCTGCCGGGAATGCCAAAACCTATCAGCAGACCTAGACTGCAGCCTTAGATTAGCCATACCCAAGAAGGATAGCTGTAAGAAGCAGAAGAGGAGGATAATTTGTTTCCCTGGGGGACTCTAATTTTGGTGGTAATGAGGGTGTGTTAGATTACTGACGGCAGTGTTTTGTAAAGCGACGGCAAGGGATTGACCGCCTTCGCGCCAGAACATAAAAAACCGCCTTTCGGCGGCTTAAGAGGAGGGAATTATTTTGAACAGGGATCAGTCGCGCTCAGGCGGTAGAAGATTTGTCTCAAAAGTAGAATCGTCTATGCCAAGTGCGTCCTCGATTTTATCAAACAAAGATTCTTCTTGCTTTCTTTTGCGATCTATATCACCTTGTGATGGATCTGATTTTTTCTCCTTGTATGTCTGAATGTCCCGATTTACCTCATTCGATATCTCTTGTTCCGACATTTGTAATCACCTTCCTTTGTTCAACGGAGCCGCCTCCGGTGAATGGTCAACAGCGTAGTAACCATACGACAAAGTCTCTAG
This window contains:
- a CDS encoding phage replisome organizer N-terminal domain-containing protein translates to MEIKWIQLKTAFFEDDKTDFIMNLPEADSIIVIWMRILTLAGKCNAGGFILLTENIPYTMEMLAHKT